The proteins below come from a single Ptychodera flava strain L36383 chromosome 6, AS_Pfla_20210202, whole genome shotgun sequence genomic window:
- the LOC139134649 gene encoding 26S proteasome non-ATPase regulatory subunit 6-like, protein MPVENLEEEGLEKNPNLRIAQLKFFLGRPEHKNDAKAKKELMDGIKENNMAPFYEELSSDLGWTADQKLLKQMKEANAAKLKELNDTLEDAEQNLTETEVRDALLATAEYLCRIGDKEACLTAFRKAFDKTVALGHRLDIIFHLIRVGLFYMDNDLITRNIDKAKDMIEEGGDWDRRNRLKVYQGVYCMAIRDFKNAANYFLDTVSTFTSYELMDYNTFVTHTVIVSMLALDRTDLREKVIKGAEILEVMHSLPDIRTFLFSLYECRYADFFKSLAKVEQMLKVDRLMAPHYHYYVREMRILAYTQLLESYRSLTLQYMADAFGVSIDFIDQELSRFIAAGRLHCKIDKVGGIVETNRPDSKNWQYQETIKKGDLLLNRVQKLSRVINI, encoded by the exons ATGCCTGTCGAAAATCTTGAAGAAGAGGGTTTGGAGAAAAATCCCAACCTTAGAATAGCTCAACTCAAATTCTTTTTAGGCCGACCGGAGCATAAGAATGATGCGAAGGCAAAGAAAGAGCTTATGGATGGCATCAAGGAAAATA ATATGGCCCCGTTCTATGAAGAGCTGAGCTCAGATTTAGGTTGGACAGCAGACCAGAAATTGTTGAAACAAATGAAAGAAGCAAACGCAGCAAAACTCAAAGAGCTTAACGACACTTTGGAAGACGCAGAACAAAATTTAACAGAGACTGAAGTAAGAGATGCTTTGTTAGCCACAGCAGAGTATCTGTGCCGCATCGGTGATAAG GAAGCCTGTTTAACAGCATTTAGGAAAGCATTCGACAAAACAGTGGCACTGGGTCACAGACTTGATATCATCTTCCATCTCATCAGAGTTGGCCTATTTTACATGGACAATGACCTCATCACTAGAAATATTGACAAGGCTAAAGA CATGATAGAAGAAGGTGGTGATTGGGACAGGCGGAATCGTCTAAAAGTCTATCAGGGCGTCTATTGCATGGCCATACGGGACTTCAAAAATGCTGCCAACTATTTCCTTGATACTGTGTCAACGTTCACGTCCTATGAGTTAATGGATTACAACACATTTGTCACCCACACAGTGATAGTTTCTATGCTAGCCCTTGACAGGACAGATCTCAGGGAGAAG GTTATCAAAGGagctgaaatacttgaagtgaTGCATAGTCTGCCAGATATTAGAACCTTCTTGTTTTCTCTGTATGAGTGTAGatatgcagatttcttcaaatcactaG CTAAAGTAGAACAGATGCTGAAGGTAGATCGTCTGATGGCCCCACACTATCATTACTATGTCCGGGAGATGAGGATATTGGCATACACACAGCTTTTGGAGTCATACAGAAGTCTGACATTACAGTATATGGCAGATGCCTTTGGTGTTAGCATAGACTTCATCGATCA GGAACTGTCAAGGTTTATTGCTGCAGGACGACTTCActgtaaaattgacaaagttGGCGGGATAGTTGAAACCAATCGGCCAGACAGCAAAAACTGGCAATACCAG GAAACCATAAAGAAAGGTGATCTACTGTTGAACAGAGTACAGAAGTTGAGCCGTGTCATAAATATATAA